CATCCCGGCGAAGGCCGGGATAACGGTAAAAAATGACTTTTGCAAAGGTCCCATTGAAGGAGAGGTACAAGGTTGTTACTACCTCCCCCAGGGAAAAAGTTAAAAAAGTTCACAAGCTTGCCCGTGTGATTTATCCTCCTCTATAGTGGCGGCGAAGGTGGAATCTTTCCACTTTCCGGGACCTAGAAAACCTCGTTCAGGACGGTTGTGCAGCTCTGGCTGCATCCCGTAAACCTCGCCTCGGTCTTCCGTAGGGCCGGGAGGTATTGTCGTATGTCCAGGGGGAAACCCTAAAGGACAATGCGCCGTTTCTTGAGCGGTTTTCTAGCTCCCGGCCGCCAGGGCCACTGCGGTCCTGGCGGTTTTCACCCGGCCCGGGAGACACCATCATGAAAAAAACCAGAAAGAAAAAGCCCCGCAAACTCGAGCGCGTCTCCGGACTGCTGTGGAATTTCAGCACGGTCCTCCTGACCCGGGTTTCCCGGGACATCCTGGTTGCAGCGATGGATTATGAGCAGAACGGGACCGCCATGGATCATCCCCGGAACCGGAAGAATCTGGAGCATCTCGTCGACCTCACGTGGGCGAATGCCATGCAGCGTCACATCGTTTCCAGGGCAGCGCGTGAAGCGGTGCAAGAGGCTGCCGGGGGCCACAGGTCCTGAGACTCCTCCCGGCGGAAGGGCAGAAATGGCGTCCATACCGGTTATTCCCCCAGCAGGCTGTCCGCCGCGGCGCGCGCCTGGTCGGTGACGGTGGCGCCGGAAAGCATGCGGGCGATTTCCTCGCGCCTGTGTTCCTGTTCCAGGGCCACCACGTTGGTGACCGTAATGTCTTTCCGGGTATTTTTCTGTACTTTCCAGTGATGGTCGCCCCGGGCCGCCACCTGCGGACTGTGGGTCACCACCAGCACCTGGAAGTCCTTTGCCAGTTTTGCCAGGCGCTCACCCACCGCAGCCGCCACGGCTCCGCCAATCCCCGTATCCACTTCGTCGAATACCAGCACAGGCACTGTGTCGGCCTTTGCCAGAACCACCTTCAGCGCCAGCATGAAGCGCGCCAGTTCTCCCCCCGAGGCAATCCTGTTCAGCGGTCCCGGTGGTGCGCCCGGGTTGGTAGCCACGGCAAACGTTACCCGATCCTGCCCGGACGGGCTCCAGTCCGCCTCGGCCAGCATCTCCACCTGCGTGGTGAACACAGCCCGGTCCAGCTTCAGCGGACCCAGCTCGGCGGCTACCTTTTTGTCCAGTGCCACGACCGCCTTGCGCCTTGCCTTGCCCAGCCTGTCCGCCACCGCTGCATAGACCGTACGCTTCTCCTCTTCCTCCCGCGCCAGGCGGGACAGGGTGTCGCCCTGGGTCTCGATCAGGTCCAGCCGCCGGGCCATGTCCTGGCGCAGCGCGGGAAGATCAGAGACGGACACACTGTGCTTGCGGGCCAGCGCGCGCAGGGCGTACAGACGCTCCTCCACCTGGTCCAGGGCACGCGGATCCTGATCCACGCTGCGGCCCAGAGCCTCCAGCCCGGCCACAGCCTCATCCACTTCCACCGCCACGCGATCCAGGGCGGCGACGATCTGCTCCACCCCCTGCAGCCGGTCGCCCAGGCGGGACAGCGCCTTCTGCGCCTGGAACAGGCTGCGCACGGCTCCGGACTCGCCGGCCAGGGCCGCCAGCGCACTTTCCATGTTCTCCAGTATCTTGCCCGCGTTCATCAGCAGCTGGCGCCGGGAGGCCAGTTCATTCTCCTCGTCCGCCTGCGGATCCAGGGTATCCAGTTCCTCCAGCGCGTGACGCAGGAAGTCTTCCTCACGCCGGGCCGCCTCGATCTGGCGGGCAGCCTCTTCCCGCGCTGCAGCAGTGGTTTTCCAGGTCTCATATGCGGCCCGCACTTTGGCCACATCGGCCTGCAGGCCCCCGAAAGCGTCCAGCACATCGCGGTGCGTCTGCGGATCCAGCAGGCCGTGGGTGTCGAACTGACCGTGGATCTCCACCAGCGTCCCGCCCAGCTGGCGCAGCAGGGCCACGCTGACCGGCTGGTCATTGGCAAAGGCGCGGCTGCGGCCATCTGTCCCTACTGTGCGGCGCAGGATCAGCGCTGTCTCCGCCTCCAGCCCCTGGTCCTTCAGCAGCGCCAGGACCGGATGCTTCGGCGGCAGGGAAAATTCGGCTGTCACGCTGGCCTGCTCCGCCCCCGGACGCACCAAGGCACTGTCGGCCCGTCCACCCAGCGCCAGCCCCAGGGCATCCAGCAGGATGGACTTGCCAGCGCCCGTCTCGCCCGTCAGGACGGACAGCCCGGGACCAAAGGACAGGTCCAGCTTTCCGATCAGGATAAAATCACGGATGGAGAGGGAAACGAGCATGGGGTTCGCGGACAGTGGATATCCGCGCCACCATAGAATGGCAGCGGCCGTCTGTTCAACAAGGGAAAAACGCTAGAGCGCCAGCCTGATCACCCGCATGGTGGGACCATCAGGCCGCGAAGGTTCTTGCGTCAGGGCCGCTATGTCCAGTTCCGGGTTATTGGAAACCAGTGCAGCAACAGCCTCCTGGTATGGCTTCAGAATTTCCCGGGTGCCCTTATCCGCGCTGAAATCAAATTCTTCCCCGGTGGCAGTACGGCCATAGAAG
The window above is part of the Pseudomonadota bacterium genome. Proteins encoded here:
- the recN gene encoding DNA repair protein RecN gives rise to the protein MLVSLSIRDFILIGKLDLSFGPGLSVLTGETGAGKSILLDALGLALGGRADSALVRPGAEQASVTAEFSLPPKHPVLALLKDQGLEAETALILRRTVGTDGRSRAFANDQPVSVALLRQLGGTLVEIHGQFDTHGLLDPQTHRDVLDAFGGLQADVAKVRAAYETWKTTAAAREEAARQIEAARREEDFLRHALEELDTLDPQADEENELASRRQLLMNAGKILENMESALAALAGESGAVRSLFQAQKALSRLGDRLQGVEQIVAALDRVAVEVDEAVAGLEALGRSVDQDPRALDQVEERLYALRALARKHSVSVSDLPALRQDMARRLDLIETQGDTLSRLAREEEEKRTVYAAVADRLGKARRKAVVALDKKVAAELGPLKLDRAVFTTQVEMLAEADWSPSGQDRVTFAVATNPGAPPGPLNRIASGGELARFMLALKVVLAKADTVPVLVFDEVDTGIGGAVAAAVGERLAKLAKDFQVLVVTHSPQVAARGDHHWKVQKNTRKDITVTNVVALEQEHRREEIARMLSGATVTDQARAAADSLLGE